A stretch of DNA from Polyodon spathula isolate WHYD16114869_AA chromosome 4, ASM1765450v1, whole genome shotgun sequence:
ccctcaacgatgcaaaGAGCAAGTTAGTACTGGTGCAGTGCATAATGTTCTTGGGAATCCGACTGGACTCCCTTGTAATGCATGCTCACCTGTCAGaggacagagtagcagctataaAGGATGGTCTCGCGTTGTTTCATCAGGGGTCGAGAGTTCCCCTGGTCTGTTTAAAGAGATTACTGGGTCAGATGGCCACAGCCAAATTGGCCATGGAGCTCGGCCTACTCTGTATGTGCCTGCTCCGAGCATGATTCCACCTTCTAGCTACACCCAAAATGCGACAGATACTGTCGGCTGACaagcgcaggtcgatctcttcaccttGGCAAAGACTACACATTGCCCcttatggtactccctccactgctcAGGCGGTCCATTCGGCATCAACGCCCTAGCCCATGGGTGTACCAGAGCACTGCTTTACACATTCTCTCTGTTACCGCTGCTCCCTGCCTCCCTAGAGAAGGTCAGTTTCGAGAAGGCAACGGTTCTCCTGGTTGCCCCTCGGTGGCCcaagagaatctggttttcaaccctaTGCCAGCTCCtccaaggccagccctgggagatctcGCTTCACCTGGATCTACTCAGTCACACCAAAGGCACTCTGGCACACGGAACCAGACAggttccagttatgggtctggctcCTGAACTGGACCGCTGGATAGCTCTAGGGCTCTCTGATGCAGTTGTGGGCACCTTGCACAATGTCAGGGCAGCCTCCACTAGGTCATCATACGTCTATAAGTGGTGGTACTTCCAAAACTGGTGTCTGACCCATCGGTCATGACCTCATATCTTGCCCTATGTCTTTCATCTGGCAGTTTGTAGAAGAGTTGCTAGATGTGGGTAAAACACCTCTTACATTGAAGGTGCACCTGGCAGCCACATCTACATGCCATGCCCCGGTGGACTCTGTTTCACCAGGCAAGCATTTTTTAGCAACTTGGTTTCTAAAGGGTGCCCGACGTTTGCATACACCTAGGAGGGACGTTGTCCCAGAGTGGAGTCTTAACGTTGTGCTGgtggctctcacaaaggccccgtTTTGAGGTCATATATTCcgtagagttgaagtatctgtcaatgaagacagccttcctcttagCCATCACCTCCtcaaagtgggttagtgagctgcaggtgctgtctgtgcacagctcctgcatgtgtataTGGGATAATGGGAACAGGGTGTCTCTGCAGACGTACCCTGTGTTCCTCCCCAGGGTGATATTGGATTTCCACATGAACGAATCAGTGGAGTTGGAGTTGTTCCATCCACCATCCTTTGTTATGGAGGAGGATACGCATTTAAATTCCCTATGCCCAGTGCGAGCATTGAGATGTTATGCTAAAAAGACAAGAGCtttgcgtcattctgaccagctcttcgtctgtcatggtatACGGACCCTGGGACAGGCCATCTCCAAGCAGTGACTGTCACACAGTCTCAACTACGTATGATAATGTCAACATACCCCCACCTGGGTGGGTAGCTGCGCACTCTACTAGAGGGGTGGccacatcttgggccctctttagaggagcctcactGTCCAAGATTGGCTGAACTATACAATTACCATAATGTATTCTGGTTTGcaacatgtatttaatatgctttaacatacctcGCTGTTTTTACAGTGCATGTTCTATGCTGTACTACaccactatgcttttactatggtaaacattttGCCACATCAAATTTTACACTTAGGGTAACAGGTCCTCCTTCAATTTAAAAATCCTTCCTATCCATATTACATGCATGACCCTAATCACGTTGCCACGGTAGTTTGTAAAATTATACTACAGTTCAAGAACCCTTAAAATTTATAGTTTAGGTGAACCTGAAGTAGCTGTCCTCGTAAAGATGTATTTAAAGACGTTAAAAAGCCCTTTATACATTAAAGATGCTGAGCTGAATCAGAAGTGGGGGTTTTCAAATACTGCTTTGCAGAAGTCTTGACTGAGGAGCAGTAGGTTAGGATATTAGTTTGATGTGAATCAACTAAACTTTGATTCATACCTTTGGTTTTATGTCTTCTTTTTTGTCTGcacaaaaatagaataaaaaatactttttattttccatcAACTGACAAAGACCTCTACCAACAGTTTTCCATTTGTCCAGTGCTATGAATTGCCACATGAGGGCGTAAATTCATTGCAAAAACAAGGTACGTGTTTATGATGAGTCTGACCAAAGTGGGGATACTGTTTGCTCTTTTAATGTGCAGACCATactgcaaaatatattaaaataatattgcatatgtacacatattacaaaaaaaatatctgatTATTAGTATTCTGGTCTACATTCTATACGGGTTTAGCTTGCAAGTCATTTTGCAGACCAAACTGAGCTATAGTGGTCACGTCCTGGCTTATTTAGCCAGGGTAACCTCATTTCTATTAACCCAAAACCTGATCGAATACGTATCTAGAAGAGACTTGTTCCAGATTGTAGTAGTTCTCTGATTGGTTGTAAGGATAGGCTGGTATTTACAGTGAAGAaactggcattaaaataaaaataataaaataaaataaataaataaataaataaaccatgaaggacaaaatacaataacacaaaCGTCCAATTAAAAAAGAGACCACGTCCTTCTGAGAATTTTGTCCAAAGTGGTCATTTTAAGACTGGTAAGTGGGAATTGATAATACATTATATGTGAAGTTTATAataatgttatacagtacatatttaatgcTGAAGATGCTATTGATGTGTTACGCTTTGCAATTACAATATTGGCTTGTTTGCACCCTAAGTGCTTCGCATGTGACTGTAAAGGTCCTTTACACAAACAGAGTATAAGAGTGTCCTACAGCTTTCCACTAAATACACATTATTTTGCAACTACTTTAAATGAACTGTCGGGGGACCTAATTACACAGCAGTCGTGCAGATATGTGTGGCTGAAGGGCAAATATTTTCTTCCTGTTTCCCAGCAAACCGATTTCACTCATTTCTTTCAAAGGATTTCAATCAGAGCTCGGgaacttttttgtattatgtcGGACATTCTTGGAGAAACAGTCTGTGGCTTTCCCTGCGCCCAATTTACATCACTGCGGGGGTTGTGAGAGATTCATTTCTGAAAAGCAAAGTGGCGTCATCCATCCTTTTACTGCTCCACAGTTTaatcaattatatattaaaactttttttttttaattaatctaaatACCTTGTCTCCACTGATCCCACAATTAAAGGTATGCATTTGCTAATTACGTatttattagagagagagagagagcgagagagagagagagagagagagagagagagagagagagagagagagagagagagagagagagagagagagagagagagagagactgaaatCCTCCTTTTACTATACTGAGCTAGGCGGTGACCAGTGAAGAGTCAAGTCTCTTGTCCCCGGGGGACGGGGATTTTCAGCGGAGGCGGAGATTTTGGTCTATTTGCACATTAATGGCCTAGATCTGGATAACTCCAGTCTTTTATGACTGTGCATGCAATGAGATTTGTCATATCTAGCGTGTAAAAAAATGAAGGGAAAAATCATCCAATGTCATTCCTACGTCAATGAATGAATGTGGGCGTGAGACAGAATATCCCCTCCTTCACCAAATGGGGTGCACCATTCCACTCTACTTCATCTCTCCGTCGCTGTAAAATCTTTAGTGCTGGAAGTTTTGGGCAATGTCTGATTTGTagcattttcttaaaaatgtCCTGCAAACTATTTAAGATCTGCATACTCAAATGGTTTTACTAAATATAGAATGGGACTTACGTTGAACGGCAAATATATTTCACTGATTCTCGCAGTACAACTAGGTGAGTATGCTGTATGCATGGACCATAATATAGTTTTCATTACTAACTACTGCAGATGTTCAAAACTGAATATGCAAGAAATGTAAGACGATGCTGCGAAAAATTAATATGCAATTGTAAATGGTAATAGTGTGTtcctgaactaaaaaaaaaaaagaactatgaaCAGACATAATTTTAAGTAGGCTAATTTGAAGAAGTTAGTTAATGACACGAATTGAACTGGACGTTATTTTAACCATTAGTACTAAAAGGCCAATATAATCTTCTAAAGATAATTGGTTGGTAGGGTATATGGAATCGTCAACATGTCACTTTTGGCGAGATAACTGGTTACATACTCAAAGACAAACGATATGACTTGTGTTTGTGATGCGACATGTCTGAGACACATTCCACATACAGACAAAACTCCTACTTATTATTAGGTTAAGACAAACTTAATGATTTAAACATAGATACATTTTTGCAGCATGGATACATGTTACAGCTGTGACCGGTATTTACAAggtaattgttttaataaatcataggttaggttgtttatttctaaatgtCTAATAGGGCATCATTATTGCAGCCAGCTGTTGAACTATTGCATAATATTGCAATGGAAAGCAAGCAGCTCACTGCATTCGCGTCACCAGTGCAAGTACAAAAGGAAAGGAGTGATATAAATAATTCACACAAATCCATCGAAGTAATGATGCAAAACTCCTTATGGCAAACCATTAGCGTACAGACTCAGAGTGGCTGAAGTGTAGCAGGAACCCGAATCGATGGCATAGTGTATGTCGCTTTAATATGAACATTTACTTTACTAATATATGCTGCTGCAAAATGTAGCACATATACCCTAAACGCATTACGTTGGACGTCTATGTAGCGTCATATTCATATAACTAAAACTAAAACGTCTGGGACCCGGCAATACAATTTTTATGGATGGCGGTATAGTAAGATTCGGGTTTTCAACTGTGACGAATAACTGCAACGGAGGGTTTGCTTTCAGATACAAATCCCTTTGGGATAAGCGGCTAGCAAAATACCAAACAAATATAGACTGAAATCGAAACCTCGAGCAGCATTCGATTTCTTGTAGATTTCCTTTTGTTATTTCAATTTTAGAGCATGCTATCGATAGTACAGTCAAGTGAAAAAACGTGAATAAACACTGAATTGTCTGACCAATTTTGGAATACAGGTGAaacatacaatattttaaaatgcaacaaaaccaatatatatatattttttttatctcattttCTGTGTCAGTGCAATGGTAAGTGTGAAAACCAACGCTGAATTTGTAGAATGAAGGGGAAATTAACCTTTATGATTCTACGTATACAAGTGTgtagcataataaataacttgtgtaaaaacacaaatgttcCCATGGCCTATTTTGATTTTATATTGTAGGTAAGTATTTAGCTTTTTTGCAGGTGAACAgtaccagatatatatatatatacaacatatatatatatatatatatatatatatatatatatatatatatatatatatatatatatatatatatatatatatatatatatatatatatatatatatatatatatatatatatatatatatatatatatatatatataatatatatatatatatatattatatatcattaatTTTAAAACCGACGAATATAAAGCTGCAGCTTCTTTTCAACAAACCAGAGGCTGGTGTGTTCTTGCaaaattgacatttatttatataagcTTATGTAGCAATGGTTGTGTAAGATTACCATTTAATGTGCATATCCCAATGATGTGCCCATGGACTTATCTTTCAACATGCGTGATCTTCGGTGTTGATTAATATGCTGTATGcagtattattttaataacttaaGCTCTCAAAGGAATCTGTGGTCTATGCACTATTTGGGCCATATAAACACTATCTTGGTTTTTGTCAGCCAAATATAACGTAAGTTGTTTATCCATTTGAAGTCCATCAACTGCAACCTTTCCAACATGAGTACTAGTTTTGTATATTAACATggtttaatatacatattttcacCTTTATGCGAGAGAGCGCTGTATTCTTAATACGCGTGTATGAAAATTGGATGGATTTTGCTCTTCAACCTATTTTTGGATTCTCAAGTGTCTACAATTTGTATTGATTCGAACAGGAATATTAAACTAGAAACACGAAATCTttgatattgtgtttttttttttttaacactagctGGATCTGTTTCATTAAAATCAGAGCAAATTACTTTAGGTATAATTTGTCTACATATTTATATTCTGCATTTAAAGCACCAACGCGCAGCATTGCACCCCAGTGTATTATTCGGATATGGACTATTTATCATAACATCGACTGGAGATAGCAGTAAGATTCACCGACATTTAAACTAAACGGTATGCATTACAATGAATAACATTTTGTACAATCGTTTGTTTAATTTGTCGTAGCGTGTCTAAAATATAAGAAAATAGTTTCGTATAGCAAATCGAAAACTCAAATTCTACACTGATATGAAGAGCACAAATTAGCAGAACGAATGTAGAGTTCACAGAAGCATCTCTAAATATTGCAGCACCCGCGGTGAACACTGGTTATCTGGCAGGATCAAGTACGATGAATCATAAGAAGTAAATGGGTGCACAgatggttcttttttttctttctttttgcttgACCTGAGTTCAGAATCGCAAAATCTAGGCGGAAATAGCAGAAttgttgaaaaataatgtttcaagGAAACAAACTCATAATGCCATCTCTGCGATTTCTTATTGACAAGCAATATTTTAAGGTTATAGGATTACATGCTATACCTCCTTAATGGAGATACAATGTGTATTGCTCTCCTATAGCATTTGCGCATATAGGCTATGTATTTTGGGAAACTAAACTATATTTTGATTATCATGtccattaaaaaatgaacagatagatagatagatagatagatagatagatagatagatagatagatagatagatagatagatagataaaaacaGGCTGCATTAAAATAGGATATGGGAAATAAAAATTGCAATGCAAACTAAAAGACTAGACTTTAGACgcaaatacataaaacacatacaatgaAATAAACGATAAAATGGGAAATGATGAacaaaagactaaaaaaaaaacaaaaaaaaaacgaggatTATGTCACACTGGTATATGAAAGCATAACATATAATGTAGGAGTTACAATTAAATAACCGGTATGCTAGTTTAGTCTTTTTTCCCCTTGATTTGTGAACGGAATCCGCTTATTATTGATCACTCATACCAAACACGAGTCTAACTCACTTCCACTTACATCACGATTGATGGGGATAAATAACATGTACACGGTTCCGCTAGTAAACCCCAGCCACTCACCCAGAAACCTCTTCAAATGTTTACGATCACATCAATTGTCTGCGTCTCTACTCAACGAACCGAGAGCGAAAGGAAGCAAAACATATGCGGGCGATCAGCGTTTCGACGTGAAAAATTATCTCAGGTGGATTTAACGAAACCGCCGGTTTATAGatgtagtttaaatatttattttattattacaaaaatacattgaagaAAAGTAGTTCCACATGCATGCTTTGTTTGTAGTGCTGAAACAGGCTTGAATAAATCGGGAAAACGATTGGGTCGTTCAAATCGATGTcactaaaataatttatttattataggcTCTACTGTAATCTATTTTACATGCCGCTATGTAAGGCTAATGTACAAATATTCCAAAGCAATTAAATACGTTTACAATCATTTCTGTGCAAATAATTTAACTAACCATTACAATCGCAGTTTTTCCAGAATGTTCTATATGCAGGatattcattgtttttgttttaatatttccaCAGCCTACCTGCTACAGACAGTGAAAGCAGCTGGGAAATGTGATACGGTGTTTAAAGGGTTCTCAGACTGTTTGCTCAGACTGGGAGAGAATATGGCAAACTACCCACAGGAGTTGGACGATAAAGAGAAACTACAGACAATCTGCACGTAAGCCAAGAGTAAAGCCTTGGAAATGCTCACTGTGTACACTGCAAAATGTGAGATGAGTGTGCTGCAAACCTAGGCCATAAAATACAGGGCCAGTTGTATTACACCCGCAACTGCATTCATTCTCGGCATCGCGCCATGCGTTAATgtaccatagaaaaaaaaatgtacattctgTTCGTTATTGTAATGAAATATGCCTGTTTTACATCTAGAGGTTAGAGTGTCAAAATCAATAAATTCGACCTCTGCATGGTTATTTTGATCTGGTGTAATGCTCTGCTAATTTGTACTCTGACATGTGAGAATAAGTGACAGACAACATATATTTTCAGGATCGGCGGGCTATATGGCAAACATGTGACATGCTACATAATTAACCATTGTGTTTATTAACTGAATCTGTGAATTAACCATATCAATATGAATGGTTAATTGTGTACCGTGGCtaataaatagatttaaatttCGATTAAAATACGCGAGTAACATTGTTATGGTGGTATTGTTGTTTAGGTAAATCAACTCTAAAATCTTGTATTATCATCCTACCCATCAAgctgagtaaaaataaataaatatataaacaaatcaacaaataataatagcaaGCTGGGATCAGTAATCCTTTATTGAGATATTGAGTGCAGCATCAACACATTCATCCACATGGAAAAGCGAGTACCACCCAACAGCAAGTAATTTATGTCATATTGGAACATCATGACCCCGCCCCACCCCCACACTGTGGAAAACACCCCTGCGATATATTATGCAACGTACTGGAAATCATGCATTTACGTCAAAGAATGCCAGTGTGTGTTCAGAAATTAATATGCGTAGATTATaagtgttttctttgttctggGAGACGTTTTAAATAGGCCAATGTGTGTTCTGACATTTAGTTCAGACGTACAAGTAACGCGATacttttatgatatatatatatatatattgttcattGCTATgcttatatagtatatatatatattatagatatatatatatatatatatatatataaattggatTGTTCAGCAAGTGTTCAATAAGTCGTGTGCGAAGATATTGTCCACACGCTAATCTATAGGATGCTTTTCTCATTAGACATTttcccactttaaaaaaaaataaaaatattaacatacAAAATTGTGTAAAACATACATCTAATGTAAACAGATGTGAACACATCTTTGAATTTATTCATTTAGTTACACTATgtgtaataaatgtatatagattatatatatatctatatatatatatctatatagttaCTTCGTCTATAAACACCAAGATTTGATCAAATGAAGCAGTAACGTGTTTAAATGCAATCAATTATGAATTATTAAATGTTAGGCTTTACAGTGTAGCTTAAACCCTATAATGTTAGTTATTGTTTAATGTTCTCCGAAAACGTTTAGTAACTGTGCGTAGAAGTTTACCTCAAAATATAATTGAGTATTGGAAGGTGCATACAattgtttgtaataaataaagaaataggcGATAAATGGGCATTTCTGCAAGCATCTGCACAATGTATGCTTTATTAATATGTGACAATTATTATCTATTGGCTTGGCTCTATTagacaattactttttttttttttttaaagatagcagttttatgcaaaaaaaaaatcgtcaaaagggtttttttttttaaatttaagctttagcgacaaaaaaaaaaaataattatttaaatattgagtTAATTGTAAGGGTCAGGTGCACGGGCGCCAGCGTCCCGCCCGTCGTGGGGGGCGTTGGGGGGGGTGTTCGGGTGGTGCGGCCTCCTCTCGTCTAGATCAAGAAAGATTTAGTTTTCCTTGGGGAGATGCAATTACAGCGGAAATACTGCAGCAGAAGCACACAGACGCCCTGGCATCCCAATATctcattatttattacaaatgtattaaacattGGCGTCTGCAGCCATTTTTAAGTATCGTAAATTAAATTTTGCAGGGTTGGCCAGAACCAGGCACCTTGCTTAAGCAGGGTCGAGTTCGTGTCAAATTCTGAAAATCATTATGTAACTCAAACCCTTTGCTAGAGCTGCTACTGGCATTTTACAGcgattcgattttttttttttttttatcacattcgTTTTTTTATAGGTGAAAGATGGGCCATATCTAGGTTAAATAATGACATCTAAATCTTGACAAGGACACTATATAATTGCTAAACAAGCGTAGGTCATACATCAATCTTACAGACCTGTTTTACTCGTACTATATATTTCAACAGCATCTAGATAACACGGTAGTTTCTTATATGAACAGTAATACGAGCTTCGTTTGTTCTATAAGAAATGTTTCTTGGGTGTGTACGGACCCAAAGGGTCCTTTACGCTTATGGAAACCTTATTTTGTTAGAACCACAAATAAGCACTCCTATGCAATATCTCTACGATGTACTGAACAACACagtcattatataaatataaatataaatatgtgatCCAGTAGATCCTTACTAAGGAGTTTCAAATTGTGGCTTAAAAATGTAAAGGTATAATTTGGTTCAATTAAAACAAAGGATGGAGAAAGTGAACATTTAACCAGCGATCTGTTTTATAATGAATGGCTGAATTATGTATCAGTGGGTTTGATTACATGACGCTGCAAGAATGAATATGCAATAGAAATGGAATTCATTAATTATTAATCTTCTGTAACACTGTGCTTGAGCCGACTATTTTGCTTCTATACAAGTacagtattcttcttcttcttcttcttcttcttcttcttctcttcttcttcttcttcttcttcttcttcttcttcttcttcttcttcttcttcttcttctaataataataataataataataataataataataataataataatgtatttttttttttcaatttccagaTATTGGGATGAGTTCCACGTCTGTGCTACCACTGCGCTTGCAGATTGCCAAGAAGGAGCAACGGATCTTTGGGAAAAACTGAAAAAGGAGTCAAAAAAACTCCAATTTCGGGGTAGTTTGTTTGAACTGTGTGGAGGGGGCACCGGAGCAGCCAAATCTACTCATCGTCACTGCTTCGCCATTATTCTTATAGCACTCTCTGTTCTAGTGACATGGCtcgctttctaaaaaaaaaaatatatatatatatacatattaattaaTAACGACAGAAATCGTCTAGCGATCGAAATCACCGAATCAACACCATAATGGATTTATATGCTAAACTTCCACCATCGTGAGGGACGTGGTTGATTTGTGACATTGAAAACCTCATGTGTTGGAAACGTTTGATCTTCTCCttcttgtgatttgttttatttgccaaATTTGTTACCAAACAAAGCCCTGAGCAGCAGCCAAAAAAAAGGGAGTCAGCTTTACTCCGTCGCTTCTACGATAAACCAACGTGCTACTCCTTAAAATAAACTCAGGAAAAGCTTGGCCATTAAAACAAAGTGGGACATTCACAAGAAAAAGAAGTGTTAAAAGAAAACGAGAAAAAGAAAACGACGAAGGGAAAACTGAGAGAATTGAGGATTCCGGAGAATTGCTGCTACTGATCTGTTTCAAGCTCCACTGTGTTTCCCATCATTATGATAGGAAAGGTCTccacattaaaatgtatatgtcaTCATTCAGAAGGAGTGAACACATTTGAGCTTTATTTGATGTTTGTCAAGGCATTTGACCACGTTTCACTGCCTTTAGTTTTAACTGtgtattctgtttgtttgttcgtttgtttgtttctggGGATGTTGCATATAATACCTGAAGAGTATTCAAAATTATAGACTACAAAGGGGCTCGTTTCCCCGGAGATAtcctaataataattttaatgattttaaacaatttaatattGAATATCTCGTTgctatatttcaatatttttaaaaaaatatattaaataatcagttactgtttttgaaaatttttgtcacagttctatataaaaatattttaaaaaatttttcatccatatatataactatatatatatatatatatatatatatatatatatatatatatatatatatatatatatatatatatatatataccataataTGGTTTACGTTACGCATTTTAGCAAATGGTcataaaataatgatattaatgtgaaacaaaatgaatgaacTGAAATCACCTTCCACTTGAGGTTGCGCAGGGTAAACACGAAGCTCCCTTTGCTGAGATCGGGTGAATAGTTTCATAATTAATAAGACAGCTCAGCTCAAATGGCGCAGAGACGCTTCCTATTGATTTGGCAAGACTGGCTGCGACAGCCTTTTTCTATTTTTAGCGCTCCGATGTGCTTATGTCAGAATGTAGGATGAAAGGAAAACAGACACCTTCTTGATACGAAGGAGGGTGAGTTGAGAACAATAACCCCATGAAACTTTGACCCCAATTACTAAActacttgctttattttttttttacgtaaacttcaagtagatatatatatatatatatatatatatatatatatatatatatatatatatatatatatatatatatatatatatgcaaaaaaatatataaaaaaaagatccaTAGTTGTAAATGCAGTGTGCAATAGTTGTAAATGCTTTGTTTAAGTAACAGTAAATATAGAAAACCCCTATAGCTTATATGCatttacctgtttgtttgttttttgtttttttttttctagcaacaAATGCGCTGGTCGACCTTTATGAACCTTAATGTCGTACAGGATATACAAGATACATAGAATATTACAACAGTCTATGGGCATATTATATAATGATATTACAAACGTGTGTCTTGTAGTGAATTATaccttttaaaaagtcaaagGTTTTGTCTAACGAACTATGTTatcataattatttaaaaaaacaattagttGCGTTCCTTTAAGCAATGTTTTAGGTTGTCTACATTCGTTTCAAAAAGGGTCTTCATTTTTCAAATGTCCTCAATGGGGATCAAATCTAATATCCGCACTAAAATTCGCTGACGAAAGTTCACTTTTGTGTTGAAtggaaaataacacacacacacacacacacacacacacacacacacacacacacacacacatatatatatatatatatatatatatatatatatatatatatatatatatatatatatatttatatatattatataacccaATGGGTCCAGCTAAGGGTCAATATTGGAATCTTACCTAAAATAAGAATTGTCGACTTGATCGTTTACCTCTGCAGAATCTGTATATCATTCTCTAGGGAAATTTAGCCAGCCAGTTTGATATTAACAGGAACACCATGCAGATCTGATTCTAGTTGACACGTATCTGTTTCTTCATTAGATGCGATCATTATTCCACTGAAAATCATGttagttttgaaaaaatatttgttgaaatatccctattattattattattattattattattattattattatttattattattattattattattttggtgggGGTGAATGAAGTTAGCCTAATCGGATTGGAAAAATtttcgtataataataataataataataataataataataataataataataataataataataataaaggctacTATAACTACAATGTTTATTCCAAACTATTATTTAACAATAGTTTCCTGATTTCTAACGGTTTCTATTCTCTCtgctttaaaacaacaactgTATCAAATTGTACATTGATggaaca
This window harbors:
- the LOC121314521 gene encoding neuritin-like — encoded protein: MGLTLNGKYISLILAVQLAYLLQTVKAAGKCDTVFKGFSDCLLRLGENMANYPQELDDKEKLQTICTYWDEFHVCATTALADCQEGATDLWEKLKKESKKLQFRGSLFELCGGGTGAAKSTHRHCFAIILIALSVLVTWLAF